A segment of the Lolium perenne isolate Kyuss_39 chromosome 3, Kyuss_2.0, whole genome shotgun sequence genome:
TGTCAAGGCTCATCGCGCGGTTGAAGCTTAGAAAGCCCTCGTCCGCCTGCACGAACGAATTGCTTGGTTAGAAACTTGGTTGAATGAGTCACTGAACGAATTGCTCTGGGTGTGGGGGGATGGCCTTACCTGCTTGACGCGGGCGATGGTGGCGGGCGTGTCGGTGCCGCCGTTGGCGATGACGCGCTCCATGTGGGGCATGAAGTTCTTGTTCCAGATGAAGTCGTCCTTGTTGCCCACGGGGTCGCGGTCCTCCTTCCCCATCCAGTACTTGCGCGGCTTGACGGTCGTCGGCCCGCCGCCGTACGACCCCGGCTCCATCCCCGTCGACCACTTCtccggcttcttcttcggcaGTATTATCTTCACTGGCCTCCGCTCCGCTGTCTGGTCCCCCGCTGCTGGTGCCGCCGCCTCTCCGGATGCTGCCGAGGCGCGGAGCGGGCGCACGGCCGCGGCGCGGCTGGCGCCGACGGCGAGCAGCGACATGGCAGCCGGGTCGCGCGAAATATCTCGGTGGGGAGTGGAGAGGAGAGACAGTGATCCGGAGTTGAGACGGGTGAACGGGAGAGAGGCGTCGTTTGTTGTGGCTCCGGCAGCGCGGCGAGTCCCCTCTGCAGCTCTGCTAGTTATCACGATTTTTGCCAGAAAAAATATCTACTCCATGCCAGTTTGGAACTATTTGCGCCAAGTTATACGGATTTTCCTCTTCAGTGCCTTTTGCTCTCAGGTGTATGTAGGACAAGGTTGCAGCTGACAGTAAACGAAATTCAGAACAAATTACTGGTTCAAAGTTCAAACTTATAATTGTCAGGCATGACAGTGTACGCAACAAATTACTGAAGAAAACCAACATAGAACCAGGTCGGATGCTTCCAACTGAAGAACTACAAAACAAGATGTATCTCCAGAACCGATGGATTAAAAGTCTGCAACAGAATAAGCCTCTCACCTCTCTCTGATTATATACATAACAGGGTCAAACAATGGAACACATGGCATGGAAATCAAAGCCATATCATACATCGCCCCCTACACAAAAAATTGCAGCAAAAAAAGGAACACAAGACTTGTGATGCCCTGTTTCTCACAGCCAGCCAGAGAGAGGGATGCTATGCAACGTTCAAATACTCTCTGTTCAGAGAGAGCCACCCAGCATAATGTGACACAACATTACGAGGTTGTTTCCGCACTACAGCACCAGGAAATGCTTCCTAATCTATTCTGCATGCTATCCAGACAACAGTTGGAGCGCCGTCGAGTCAGAATACATTGGATTTGCACACTGGGCATGAAGTCCTCATCCTAAGCCACGTGTCGATGCACTGTGGAAGAACATCAGACAACGAAAGGATGTTAAAATGAAGATTTAGAACCTGGAACAGTTCCGCTACATAGATTCCATGTGTACCTCTTTGTGAAACTTGTGAGCGCACGGGAGATGCCGGACGAAAGCACCCTCAGCAGGGCAATCGAGGCATACAGGACAGAGCTCATCGCAGCAACTTCCTCCCTGACAATGGAAAGTGGGGAGGCGAATTAGCTCTTCCAAACACAAAAAATACTGCAAATTCAACTTTGAGTAAGAAACTTAATACAGACCTCAACTACAGATAGTGGTAGGCTGTCAATTTCGCTGTCAGCAGCTCCTTTGTGATGGTTGTTGTCATCAAGTGCTATGAGATTCTCATAATCATCACTAATATGTGTGACAAACAAGAAATTAATTAGTCAGAAACTGAGAATAGATATGCATGAAAAAGGAAGCAAAAAATTTAGGATGGAAATAGCTCATCGAACATTGCATTGCCTGGAAGAAAATAGGATTAAAACAGTTTGCACTTACTCATCGGATTCTAGAGCTAATGTGTCCTCACAGCTTTCAAGGGCTTCATGGAGTGAGTCCAGTATGGCCATTCTCTACATTTTTCAAAACAAAAAAATCATGATCATTTCAGGGTTACATGCTATGCCAGCAAACATGGTGGTGTGAATTAAGTAAGGCAGTAAGACAGGCACATCGGGAGACAAGTTAGTTCAGGTATACATGTTGAATATGTTACAAGGTATCCCCGTTAAGGGTACAATGAGTTGATAATTGTCATTGCCTACTAATTGTGTGCCTTCCAGAATTAGTTAATTGTTAGTTTGTCCAGCTAGTAGTTGAGCTCCGGATAAGAATAATGAGCTGATTAGTTGATCGGTATCTACATGTAATCCAGAAAACAACCAAAGAATAAGCTTTCCTAATATCTGGCACTTCTTCTCAGACGCACTCACTCCTCCAATCCCCTCTTTCCTTACACTGAATGAAGCCCATAACATGATTGTTGCCACATCAACACTTAAATATATATTACATGGATTATTAGGGAAAATTTGACCTCTTTTGTTGACGTGGCTTGATCAGATAAGGGTTGGAAAGATTTTTTTGCTTTAGTGCACCACCCCAAGAAAAAATTAAGTACTCAAAACATGCCATTTATTATTAATTACTGGGAGACAAATTGTATGTGCGTTCATTAATCAAATGTATTGTTGGGGTAAATGGGACTGGGAGCATGCATACTTCTGTTGTTAAAACCAGTAAAAAGCAAGAAGCATGAATATTGAGGTTTTCACAGGCTGCTTGTACATGATAAGTGAACAAGAGGGACAAGTAGCCAACTATAGAAAGGCCCCTCGATATTCCAAAGTAGGATGATGTTTTGAATACAGGGTAAAGACTAACCATATCTATATCCATTTTTTCCTGTCCGAAGCATCCTTTGGTCAACTGAGAGATAATCATCTGAGAAAGAGCAAGTGTCAGTGCACGGATAAGTgaagctcaaaaaaaaaaatcttattAAGGAGTCCCACATTTTGTTGCTCCAATTCTGGTCCGTTGGAGTTTCTTGGTAACCACCTTCTGTTTGACATTGGGGCCGCATTGTGACTAGATGTCCATGAAGTAGAACTTTGAACCGGCGAGCGCGAGCCATAAGAATACAAGTGCGCCATGGAACGGTCCCTCTGGCTCTGAGGACAAAAGTACGCTTCTTATTTTCATAGAAAAGAAATGATGTGGATGCAGATAAATGAGGAAAGTAATCAACGGAAGGAATGGCATAGCCAATAGGTGGCAGCAGGGAAATACACAATTATGAAGTTGAAATACAAGTCAAGAACACAAAACTCAAGAGCTCAAGAGTAAGAGCACAGGGGAtaattatgttttaaacttgttctaaTACACATAGCTTATCTTTACTCTAGTTCTGAGTATTGTGTTAAGTTAAGTTCCCCAGCAACAGGTTCTAAGTGCTTACAGCTTACAGGCAGATATGATGTCCTGctaattttgttgaatttcagCTACCTGATTTGCAAAGAGCCGAGGCTCCATCAATGAAACAAAGAAGGTACATACGGTTTCCCCAAACTTAACCGAGGGCAATGAGGATAAACATATCAGGTCATAAGTCATAACTGTAACCATGTCGCTATTCACAAAAGATGACAACATGATTGTTGCAACAGTTTTAAGTAAGCAATCCCCACAACAGATGCATCAAGCCACCGAGGCAACTTACAGAACTAGATTGGCCCTCTCGGGCAGCAATTCTGGCACGCGCAGCTTCGACTTCAGCTTGCAATCTCCAGGCTAGATTTGCATCAACCTGCAAGATGTCAGCAAGACAGCAACGAGCGAGCTGTTAAGTACACTTACATCAGTAGTGAATCATCAGAAGCCGATAACATACAGGTAGAAGAAACAACTATAAGCCTGCACTTATGTTTGGAAGGACACAAAAGGATTAAGAAATAATTAAGAGAAACAACCTCCTGTGAACCAGACTGCTCCTCGTTAAACTGCTCCTGGAGCTTGAGGGCGAGCACCTCGTCCGACTCAATTTGCCTGGCTTTCAACTGGTTCGCGTCAGGAAGTGGGAAATGGAGGCCCTTGATCCTGGACAGCCACGCGCTACTGTCTTCCTTGAGAAAATCAGGAATGTCCATAGAGCTCGGTCCAGGCATCGCGACCGCATCTTTGTTGTTTGGTCGTTCTTCCTTTCTCCCTGCACCCCATGAATCCCACCAAGGTTCCGAGTTCGTGAGCGGAGGAGCTCCTGCTTCCCACGCGCTCCCCCCCTCGTCCAACTTCTCCTTGTCTTTCCTCGCCATTCGGCTTGTGTGCTCAGGAATTCTCGCGCAGGAACTCCCGGGGCCGCGGGATGGATCTGCTGCCTCCCAGGCAGGACGCTTCCGGTCAGGCGAGTGCACGCACGCCTCCTCCTCCGAGTCTGACGACACCaaatccaccacctccaccaTTTCCTGCAAAAAAAAACTGGGTCAGCATACCAGGACAGCATCTCACAACTTATGTTCAGGCCAAAATAGGCAACTTCCTCCCAGTTTCTGGTATCGGTACGAAGAAGCGCAAGAAACTGTCGGCGTGGGGTAGAAATTCAAGATTTGACTGATCTTGCTCCTCAACAAATCGACAGAAAGAACATTACGAGAAAACAATCTGATGGAGAGAAAAGGGGAGAGAACAGCGAAGGGAGAAATCATCCGGATTCAGGCATACCTTCAGCAGATGAACCAAGGGAGAGGGAAGCGGAAATGCTCTAGGGCAAGAGCTCAAATCCAGCGGgtggggaagaggaggcggaggagtCTAGGAGGAGGGCGTGGTTCCTGGCTTTCTTGATTTTGGTTTTCGGGCAGACGAGGAGCTCGGTGCGCGGTGAATAGAGGTGTCTGGCCCGAAATAGAAAGCTTTTATACTTTTGCTTCCCTTGTGACCTCTGTCCACTTTGGAAGTATTGACTGCTCTCCCTTGTGACCGATCTGCTCCCAATATTTGAAATTACTCTCCTTTGTAGGGTTAATTTACTTTTATATATACAGTTGGTTAAAGTTTGTAAAGGTAGTTTTTGACCAAACTTGTATATGAAATAGTTTGAATTGGGGGAACTATAAATGAAGACATTTTTAAAGTGGAAATGGAATTACATATACTTTTCCTTCCCTTGTGACCTTTTGTCTGATTTTCCTTTGTCTGTTGTTCTTCCAACATTTCAAATTACTTTGTGTATTAGTTTTAGTTTATCCTTACAAAGTTTGGTGCCATATTTCAAGTGCAATTAAGCGGATTAACATTTTTTTTAGTGAAGGGTCTGACTTTATTGATAAAACTTACAATACACAGAACCTggtcaaagaaaataaaaaacacaGAAACAACAAAGATCGTCCTGAAATCATATATAAGTGTGGATCTAGTATCAAAGAAGATACATTTTAGATTTGCTGCCTCTAGTATCAAAGAAGATCCATTTTAGATTTGTTGGCTCTAGTATCAAAGAAGATCCATTTTAGATTTCTTGCACCAGACGATAGCCATGGATTTATGGGTTTATCTGAAGTCAAATCTTGTAAAATTTAACAAAATATTTaagaaaaatatcaacatctgCATAATACAATTAATTGTATTAAAGCCATCATAAAATAGATTTTTATATTAGATATGCATTTAGTATGTTATAAATATTGATATTTTCTTATTTGTTTATCAAACTTTACATAATTTGACTTTAACTAAACCCAAAATGCAAAGTAAATAAAGACAAAGGGAGTACTTCCAAGTCACTAATTAGCTGTGCTTAAAGTTCGTATATAGATGAAAGAAAATAACAGCAAGACGTGAAAAGCTTTAGATCAATAATTAGCTGTGCGTAGAGTTCATATATAGATGAAAGAAAGTAACAAGAAGACGTGAAAAGCATCAGATCAGCTTAGCTTGAACTGATTCATACTCAGAATTTTAGTTACAGACCATGTAAGTGATGTTAACTGAAAAGAAAAGTTGAACAAAAAAATGTCTCTTCACATTACAAGACAAAAGGCCGTAGGAATTAATATTCCAGAAAAAGTGGGTAAACCAGGCTCTTGGCTGGAACAGAAGCATTGTTTTACACTACCGGACTCCATTGCATATACACCAAAACTACCAATGAACCTAGATCTTCATGAAAGAGCAGCATCATACCCTGCTTAACTGCAAGAAATCTGGAAAAACAGAAACAAATATATCAGTACATAATAAAGCTAGAAGCTATGATCATCACAAGAACATCTATTTACTATCGAGAGTGGACACTATAATCAGCACCCATGGACGACCAATTTGGAAATATTTGATATTTGATGCAAGCGAACAGCCTCACACACAAATTAATTTTCTCGTGAATTTTTCATAAGACAGTTCCGCATGCAAACACCATAACTCCAGCATGTTTCTCGAGGTACACACTGAGTTCTATCATCACCAGATCAAGTGACAAGAGGGCTTCACAGAAAAAAAATACTAGGACAGCCATACTCACAAGATAGATGGAAGTCAGCTATAAGCAAAGTATTCTAGATTTTGAAGTCTGGACACTGGTTATCAATTTGAGAATTATGCAAATGGCCCATATTGGCTCTGATAAGAGTTGATAGGCCCTCACAATGGTAGCAGAAAAGTCCATCAAGCAGCTCAATGAACTGTAACGATAAACAAACAGATAATAAAACATTGCCAAACACCTAAAGAAGGCCAGCATTACAAGAAATAAACAATTCTACCGTATCACACAATCAAAGCTGCTAAGCATAAGAATGGAAAgaaaacacacatatgcatggtaGTGAGAAATCATAACATTCTACCATGTGAAACTTTATAACTAGCAATTTTAGTTCATGACAAGCTAAAAAAAATTAAGCATAAACCCCAGTATAAGAGAACATGTTCAGATGCCACAGTTTAGAACCAACCCAAAAACTCAACATCAAGTTAGCATAAGACCAGAAAAAATATTTTGAGCATTCCGTCCAGGACAATGCTAATGCCACAAATTCTAAAGAGGCAAACAGATAGAGTAGACTTTTGAATTCAtcaaaaatcaaataaaagaggAACTTATAACATAATTTGACCAGCAAACAGAAGATAGGATGCTTGTTATTGTTTCCTTACCAACTAGAAAGATGGGAGTACTAATATCACCAAATAAAGAAACTAGTACCCAATGTCAGAGGATCTGTAATTTGACTATTATCTCATAGCTTGCATTGTTATTGTTTCCTTGCCTAGTAGAAAGAGGACATGCCATATACCAACAAATAAAGAAACTAGTACCCAGGGTTTATAATTTGACAAATATCTCCTAGCTTGCTATAATTATGCAAAATTGTCAAATGACATGGGTGATTACATGCTGCCAAATAACATAAGCATGGCATGCCGAAATAAGGTAAGCTCGATTTCTAATAACATGGTCAAAATTGGTGAACATCCATCTAAGAGCACATACATAAACCATGGATTGTGAAATTTAAGCATATCAGAACATCTTCAATGGGTTCCACAGAAGGCAATACAATATGAAAACACATCATCAATCCACTAGGACTAGGGAGGAGTGTATATATATGGTAAACAGAACCTGAAAAGAAGAGTTGTTACCTAAACAAACTCTTGTTGCCGCTAGTATATCATCACCATCATAGGTAAGCAGGGTTGCTGAGGAATGGCAGCGCAGCGAGAGACATGAGCATCTCGGAGGCCCCGTTCTTTGCGTGCTTCACCCTTGAGAGCTGCAGCTGCATGTCGACGAAGGCCTGCATCCGCTTGAGCTCGAGGTCCTTGAGGAAGTTGATCCGCTGCTTCTCCATCTCCTCGGCGTGCCTCTGCTTGGCGGCCTCCATGCGCTCGTACATGTCGGCGAAGGTCTCCATCGCCATGGCCAGCTCCCCAAACCCGCcgcccctcttccttttggtgCTGGCAAGAGGCGCGGCAGCGTTGCCGCCGGAGCGGGAGGCCGATTGCTGGgagccctcctcctcgtcgtcgtcgttgttgcggtagttgttgttgttgttgttgtagggagcgtcgtcgtccgagtcgtaatcggcggcggcggctgctgcgGCGGCCTTGTGGCGGTCGAAGACGACGTCGGCGGCGGGTAGGTTGGCGGACCCGCCGCGGCGGCTGTTGGTCATGGGGAGCGCGGACATGTGCGGCATGGGCGAGGgcggggagggggagggggagggggaggggcgCCTGCGGAGCATGGCGAGGCCGCCACCGCGGGGCGGGGAGGGCTTCTTggcgttggcggcggcggagagggtgggGCCGACGAGGATGTCGAGCTGGCGGTAGAAGAGCCATGGCGAGGGCGCCCCGCGCGCGCGCTCggtcttgtatttttttttgaGGGTGTCGACGCGGTTCTTGCACTGGATGTCGGTGCGCGGGGGCCGGCGGCGCGCGGAGGCGCCCGGGCGCGTGTTGACGGCGTCGGCGACCTCCCGCCACTGCGGCTGGCGCAGGCTGCCGCGGTTGAGGTCGATGTAGCGCGAGCCCCAGGCGTCGACGAGCGCGGCGGTCTCGCCCTCGCTCCAGCAGTCCTCCCGGTACGGCAGGTTGGGGTTGGGCGGCGGCAGCTTGCCGTCCATGGCTGGTGGATCTCGGGAGGGGGGAGAGGTGGGAGGTTAGATGGATGGATGCGAGTCGGGGGCGGCTGGCGacgaggaggggaggggaggggaataaaagaggggaggaggaggggagcGGACGGGCGGCGAGGCGGGGGAGCGCCGGCCCGTGGGCCGTGACCGAGCGGGAGAGGGAGGCATACTCTTGGGGGGAGGAACGGCCGCCGTTGGATGGGTGGGGACGAGTTTGACTGACCGGCGGGCGGGGGCGGGCGGGTGGTGGAGCGGAGATAAATTCGGAAGGCACGGTTGGCCGGCGCGGCACGTCGCGGAGCGGATCGGAGCGGGGCGCGGACGGACTGGGCAAAGAAAGAAGCCCACGCGGCGCGGGTGCCGTGCCGTGCCAGACGAGGTTTCGGCTAGCCGCCGTTCGGCTCGGTCGCCGTGATTCGCGTCGCCTACGACGTCTCGATGGGCGCCGAATAGAATAGGAGAGAGAAACGCGGCCGGCCTGCTTGGTTCGACGACTTCGGAGACGGATGGATGCGTCACGTGGAAGTGGGTCCGCGGTGCATTGGGGCGACCGTTTCGGCCTTCACCCGGCGTTGGCGCCGCTCGATCTG
Coding sequences within it:
- the LOC127343297 gene encoding uncharacterized protein, giving the protein MVEVVDLVSSDSEEEACVHSPDRKRPAWEAADPSRGPGSSCARIPEHTSRMARKDKEKLDEGGSAWEAGAPPLTNSEPWWDSWGAGRKEERPNNKDAVAMPGPSSMDIPDFLKEDSSAWLSRIKGLHFPLPDANQLKARQIESDEVLALKLQEQFNEEQSGSQEVDANLAWRLQAEVEAARARIAAREGQSSSSQRDRSMAHLYSYGSRSPVQSSTSWTSSHNAAPMSNRRWLPRNSNGPELEQQNMIISQLTKGCFGQEKMDIDMRMAILDSLHEALESCEDTLALESDDDDYENLIALDDNNHHKGAADSEIDSLPLSVVEGGSCCDELCPVCLDCPAEGAFVRHLPCAHKFHKECIDTWLRMRTSCPVCKSNVF
- the LOC127343300 gene encoding uncharacterized protein, with amino-acid sequence MDGKLPPPNPNLPYREDCWSEGETAALVDAWGSRYIDLNRGSLRQPQWREVADAVNTRPGASARRRPPRTDIQCKNRVDTLKKKYKTERARGAPSPWLFYRQLDILVGPTLSAAANAKKPSPPRGGGLAMLRRRPSPSPSPSPPSPMPHMSALPMTNSRRGGSANLPAADVVFDRHKAAAAAAAADYDSDDDAPYNNNNNNYRNNDDDEEEGSQQSASRSGGNAAAPLASTKRKRGGGFGELAMAMETFADMYERMEAAKQRHAEEMEKQRINFLKDLELKRMQAFVDMQLQLSRVKHAKNGASEMLMSLAALPFLSNPAYL